The following are encoded in a window of Corynebacterium marinum DSM 44953 genomic DNA:
- a CDS encoding PQQ-dependent sugar dehydrogenase encodes MRRLLAIAAVTSLSLSVTACAGANPLSSGTSDSSGGSSQAHPQVPVGSIDQFRVTEHASFDEGWAMSFLPGTDHLLISERGGSLQLRDQGSGEVVEVGGVPEVHHAGQAGMHDVIPGPDFETDGTVYLSWVRDHELGAQGVVGRATLDVDKASLSGLEVIWEQDPTSGDGHFSLRMLIQEENLFVTSGDRQKFDPAQDRQTNLGAVLRLTLDGDPAPGNPWADEGGKAAELWTIGHRNPLGIAEDKAGNLWVSEMGPRGGDELNLLVEGENYGWPDASMGVHYDGSPIPDHTPGDGFRAPAEYWAPSISPGSLAIYRGGLFPGWENSALLGGLSGQRLVRVQIDGGEAQTVEQWDAGERVRAVAEAPDGAVWILEDGDGGRLLELRPA; translated from the coding sequence ATGCGCCGACTCCTCGCGATTGCAGCCGTCACCTCCCTGTCCCTGTCTGTCACCGCATGCGCCGGGGCCAATCCACTCTCCTCCGGCACTTCCGACTCTTCGGGCGGTTCCTCGCAGGCTCACCCGCAGGTGCCCGTGGGGTCGATCGACCAGTTCCGGGTCACAGAACACGCCAGCTTCGACGAGGGTTGGGCCATGAGCTTCCTGCCCGGCACCGACCATCTGCTGATTTCCGAGCGCGGAGGTTCCCTGCAGCTGCGGGACCAGGGGAGCGGTGAGGTCGTAGAGGTCGGCGGGGTGCCCGAGGTTCACCATGCCGGGCAGGCCGGCATGCACGACGTCATCCCCGGCCCCGACTTCGAGACCGACGGCACCGTCTACCTCAGCTGGGTCCGCGACCACGAGCTCGGCGCCCAGGGAGTGGTCGGCCGGGCGACGCTCGACGTCGACAAGGCCAGCCTCAGCGGCCTGGAGGTCATCTGGGAGCAGGACCCCACCTCCGGCGACGGGCATTTCTCGTTGCGCATGCTCATCCAGGAGGAGAACCTGTTCGTCACATCGGGCGACCGCCAGAAATTCGATCCGGCCCAGGACAGGCAGACGAACCTGGGGGCGGTCCTGCGGCTCACCCTCGACGGGGACCCGGCCCCGGGAAACCCCTGGGCCGATGAAGGTGGGAAGGCGGCTGAGCTGTGGACCATCGGCCACCGCAACCCGTTGGGCATCGCCGAGGACAAGGCGGGCAACCTGTGGGTCTCGGAGATGGGTCCCCGGGGCGGCGATGAGCTCAATCTGCTGGTGGAGGGGGAAAATTACGGCTGGCCGGACGCCTCAATGGGAGTGCATTACGACGGTTCCCCAATTCCGGACCATACCCCCGGCGACGGTTTCCGGGCCCCTGCGGAGTACTGGGCGCCGTCCATATCGCCGGGCAGCCTGGCGATCTACCGCGGCGGGCTTTTCCCGGGCTGGGAGAACAGCGCTCTGCTCGGCGGCCTGTCCGGCCAGCGCCTGGTCCGGGTGCAGATCGACGGCGGGGAGGCGCAGACCGTCGAGCAGTGGGACGCAGGCGAACGCGTCCGGGCCGTCGCCGAGGCGCCGGACGGCGCCGTGTGGATCCTCGAGGACGGTGACGGAGGGCGTCTTCTTGAGCTGCGCCCAGCCTAG
- a CDS encoding winged helix DNA-binding domain-containing protein, producing MNLLVSREDVVAFRLRMHHLSERLGEGNLAEATGRCGVQDSPPGSALLSLHARVQGVSPAGVETAIGEDKTLLRTWCMRGSPHLVPTSEASVFTTGVLPVDEQGERHLIGGVGWALDRLGMSLTEAVQLIEAGVREVLPGRWLAITDLGEEVARQVTPAFPAHLRIRWEEEGPYAQGQPLGEAVVHFCLRILALRQVVCFAPRTGNKAPFVLMEEWLDTPAPPLDPGQARAELLRRYLRSYGPSTRAHFAAWLGVRVRDVGPWWEELAGELVPVDYNGAAWLLEEDAAKLGEVAAATGIRLLPPGDPYTQLRDRWSILDERLHREVWRSAGSPGTVLLDGEIVGTWRHRSARGRMHLNIWTPEELSGVQREALDTEAQLIASLRGAARVTVEFGRHGRPG from the coding sequence ATGAACCTACTGGTCAGTCGTGAGGATGTCGTGGCTTTCCGCCTGCGGATGCATCACCTCTCGGAGCGTCTAGGAGAGGGAAACCTGGCGGAGGCAACGGGGCGGTGCGGCGTCCAGGACAGTCCACCGGGTTCGGCTCTCCTGTCGCTCCACGCCCGGGTACAGGGGGTGAGCCCGGCGGGGGTGGAGACAGCCATCGGTGAGGACAAGACCCTGCTGCGGACCTGGTGCATGCGCGGCTCCCCGCATCTCGTCCCCACGTCCGAGGCATCCGTGTTCACCACCGGCGTGCTCCCGGTCGATGAACAGGGCGAAAGGCACCTCATCGGCGGTGTCGGGTGGGCGCTGGACCGGCTGGGCATGAGCCTGACAGAGGCGGTCCAGCTCATTGAAGCGGGTGTGCGGGAGGTTCTTCCGGGCAGGTGGCTGGCCATCACAGACCTCGGCGAGGAGGTTGCCCGACAGGTTACTCCGGCGTTCCCTGCCCACCTTCGTATCCGCTGGGAAGAGGAGGGTCCCTACGCGCAGGGGCAGCCGCTCGGTGAGGCGGTCGTGCATTTCTGCCTGCGCATTCTCGCCCTGCGGCAGGTAGTGTGTTTCGCCCCGCGCACAGGGAACAAGGCGCCCTTTGTCCTGATGGAGGAATGGCTTGACACTCCTGCGCCGCCACTCGACCCCGGACAAGCGCGGGCCGAACTACTGCGGCGCTACCTGCGTTCCTACGGTCCTTCGACCCGCGCCCATTTCGCCGCGTGGCTGGGCGTGCGGGTCAGGGATGTCGGCCCGTGGTGGGAAGAGCTTGCGGGTGAGCTCGTTCCGGTCGATTACAACGGTGCTGCCTGGTTACTGGAAGAGGATGCAGCGAAGCTGGGAGAGGTGGCGGCGGCCACGGGGATACGGTTGCTTCCGCCCGGTGATCCGTACACACAGCTTCGCGACCGCTGGAGCATCCTGGACGAGCGGTTACACCGCGAAGTCTGGCGGTCCGCCGGATCACCCGGGACCGTCCTCCTGGACGGCGAGATCGTGGGCACGTGGCGGCATCGCAGCGCCCGCGGGCGAATGCACCTGAATATCTGGACTCCCGAAGAGCTGAGTGGGGTCCAGCGGGAGGCACTTGACACAGAGGCCCAGCTGATCGCATCCCTACGGGGAGCGGCGCGAGTGACCGTCGAGTTCGGCCGGCACGGCCGCCCCGGGTGA
- a CDS encoding DUF429 domain-containing protein: MPSTVSVYAGVDLAADPKRTGLATIRDEGERVVVEDARLGAGDDAIISVVGGARKTGVDVPFGWPRPFVEHVAAHSAGTLGSAPDSGPAWRRSMTARRTDAVVRERFGLVPLSVSADRIAHPALRWSVVEARLRDGGTDCPRDGSGRVCEVYPAAALRSWGLPFRGYKAADASAVREGVVDKLGEIVDWNGFREECVRSDDVLDAVIAALVAREAAAGRTLAPEPGDLDLALSEGWIHLPLAGMPH; this comes from the coding sequence ATGCCCTCGACAGTGAGCGTTTACGCCGGCGTCGACCTCGCCGCCGACCCGAAGCGGACCGGACTGGCCACCATCCGGGACGAAGGCGAGCGCGTCGTGGTCGAGGACGCCCGGCTCGGGGCCGGGGACGACGCGATCATCTCGGTTGTCGGCGGGGCGCGCAAAACTGGCGTCGACGTGCCCTTCGGCTGGCCGCGTCCCTTCGTCGAGCATGTCGCGGCGCATTCGGCCGGGACACTCGGCTCCGCGCCCGACTCGGGGCCTGCGTGGCGCCGTTCGATGACGGCGCGCCGCACCGACGCCGTGGTCCGTGAGCGCTTCGGACTGGTGCCGCTGAGCGTGTCCGCCGACCGCATCGCCCACCCTGCGCTGCGCTGGTCGGTCGTGGAGGCACGTCTCCGGGACGGCGGAACGGACTGCCCGCGTGACGGTTCCGGCCGCGTCTGCGAGGTGTACCCCGCCGCGGCGCTGCGCTCCTGGGGGCTGCCTTTCCGCGGGTACAAGGCGGCGGATGCTTCGGCGGTGCGCGAGGGCGTTGTCGACAAGCTCGGGGAAATCGTGGACTGGAACGGATTCCGTGAGGAGTGCGTCCGTTCCGACGATGTGCTCGACGCGGTCATCGCCGCGTTGGTGGCCAGGGAAGCAGCTGCAGGAAGAACGCTGGCGCCCGAACCGGGAGACCTGGACCTCGCGTTGAGCGAGGGCTGGATTCACCTGCCTCTCGCGGGGATGCCTCACTGA
- a CDS encoding multicopper oxidase family protein, whose product MSDPDRPAEGPETAHRFSTTARRAVVALLAVAIGWAAWLWWDSRVPATYSVAPTHSGHGAQVGADGVDVVDLTADPDRPADVRMRLEARSATLTNSNGGSFRGYTLNGSSPGPEIRAREGDMVEVALHNIDVADGTTLHWHGVDVPAAMDGVAGVTQDAVHPGGSFTYRFVAEDPGTYWYHAHQVSHEQVIGGLLGPLVIEPVAGTGQDTDADADATMLLHTYPGGSRTIAGVPEETRRDAAPGATIRVRAINTDNVTAQVWVAGADARLLAVDGTDLHKPGVVKNRRIRLAAGARADLAVTVPADGAVRVQSPGVSLVLGPPDAVAPEAPSPAEELDLLTYGTPAVLPFDAGAPDRSYEYRIGQRVGFLDGRPGYWWTINGRMGRHVPMYTVNEGEVVAMRIVNRSPEVHPMHLHGHHVLVTARDGRPATGSPWWVDSLDVEAGESYDIVFLADNPGIWMDHCHNLPHAVEGLMTHVSYEGVTTPFLLGRGSGNEPE is encoded by the coding sequence GTGTCTGACCCGGACCGCCCCGCCGAAGGCCCCGAGACGGCCCACCGCTTCTCGACGACCGCCCGGCGGGCGGTCGTCGCCCTCCTCGCCGTCGCGATCGGTTGGGCCGCCTGGCTCTGGTGGGACAGCCGCGTGCCCGCCACCTACTCCGTAGCGCCGACGCACTCCGGACACGGCGCACAGGTCGGGGCCGACGGTGTGGACGTGGTCGATCTCACAGCCGACCCCGACCGGCCCGCCGACGTGCGGATGCGCCTGGAGGCGCGGTCCGCCACCCTCACCAACTCCAACGGAGGATCGTTCCGGGGCTACACCCTCAACGGTTCCTCACCCGGGCCGGAGATCCGCGCCCGCGAAGGAGACATGGTGGAGGTGGCACTGCACAACATCGACGTCGCGGACGGCACCACGCTGCACTGGCACGGCGTCGATGTCCCGGCCGCGATGGACGGCGTGGCCGGGGTGACCCAGGATGCGGTGCACCCGGGCGGGTCCTTCACCTACCGGTTCGTGGCCGAGGATCCGGGCACCTACTGGTACCACGCGCACCAGGTCTCCCACGAGCAGGTGATCGGCGGCCTGCTCGGCCCGCTCGTCATCGAACCGGTGGCCGGCACCGGGCAGGACACGGACGCAGACGCAGACGCCACCATGCTCCTGCACACCTACCCCGGCGGTTCCCGCACGATCGCGGGCGTGCCGGAGGAAACCCGCCGGGACGCGGCGCCGGGCGCCACCATCCGTGTGCGCGCCATCAACACCGACAACGTCACCGCGCAGGTCTGGGTCGCGGGGGCGGACGCCCGCCTTCTCGCCGTCGACGGAACGGACCTGCACAAACCGGGCGTCGTGAAGAACCGGAGGATACGGCTCGCCGCGGGGGCCCGCGCCGATCTGGCGGTCACCGTCCCCGCCGACGGGGCCGTCCGTGTCCAGTCCCCCGGCGTCTCCCTGGTTCTCGGACCCCCGGACGCCGTCGCGCCCGAAGCGCCGTCGCCGGCGGAGGAACTCGACCTGCTCACCTACGGCACCCCGGCGGTCCTCCCCTTCGACGCCGGCGCACCCGACCGCAGCTACGAGTACCGGATCGGTCAACGCGTCGGATTCCTCGACGGGCGCCCGGGCTACTGGTGGACCATCAACGGGCGCATGGGACGCCACGTGCCGATGTACACGGTGAACGAGGGGGAGGTGGTGGCGATGCGCATCGTCAACCGTTCCCCGGAGGTGCATCCGATGCACCTGCACGGCCATCATGTGCTGGTCACCGCCCGGGACGGACGGCCCGCCACCGGCAGCCCGTGGTGGGTGGACTCGCTGGACGTCGAGGCGGGAGAGTCCTACGACATCGTCTTCCTCGCGGACAACCCCGGCATCTGGATGGACCACTGCCACAACCTCCCGCACGCCGTCGAAGGACTCATGACGCACGTCTCCTACGAAGGGGTCACCACGCCGTTCCTGCTGGGGCGCGGGTCCGGCAATGAACCCGAATGA
- a CDS encoding class I SAM-dependent methyltransferase yields the protein MSNHDASHPYDAQTFDPETLLGTVVAAGDPDKTLIEPWAGTVNGRILDVGSGTGRWAGRLTALGYDVEGLEPAERMLDLARQTHPSVPFRRGSIEDLADSGEKWAGILAWYALIHMGPEELPEALATLRTITKDNGSLLMSFFTGPRMETMEHPVDTAYRWPLPDVTLAVERAGFEVAGTSGGQDSPHAYLLARATVEPISR from the coding sequence ATGAGCAACCATGACGCCAGCCACCCCTACGATGCGCAGACGTTCGACCCGGAGACCCTGCTCGGCACGGTCGTCGCCGCCGGAGACCCCGACAAGACTCTGATCGAACCGTGGGCGGGCACCGTCAACGGCAGAATCCTCGACGTCGGATCAGGCACCGGGCGGTGGGCGGGCCGCCTGACGGCCCTGGGATACGACGTCGAGGGGCTGGAGCCGGCGGAGCGGATGCTCGACCTGGCACGGCAGACCCACCCTTCGGTGCCCTTCCGGCGCGGCTCCATCGAGGATCTGGCGGACTCGGGGGAGAAGTGGGCGGGCATCCTGGCCTGGTATGCGCTCATCCACATGGGCCCCGAGGAGCTCCCGGAGGCGCTGGCGACGTTGCGCACGATCACCAAGGACAACGGATCGCTGCTCATGTCCTTTTTCACCGGACCCCGCATGGAGACGATGGAGCACCCGGTGGACACCGCCTACCGGTGGCCGCTCCCGGACGTGACCCTGGCGGTGGAGCGCGCCGGGTTCGAGGTCGCGGGCACTTCCGGTGGGCAGGATTCCCCGCACGCCTACCTGCTCGCCCGGGCGACGGTCGAGCCGATCTCGCGCTGA